One window of uncultured Methanobrevibacter sp. genomic DNA carries:
- a CDS encoding succinylglutamate desuccinylase/aspartoacylase family protein, which yields MHFKKIDEFENLEMAYVCNFSGGYVSRNRQIFEHIELNKFNQFILEKSVFGTPIFKMGDGKSKLLILSGIHGNELPPQCANLRLMNEMLGKDLSHTIYFIPFAAPNATMNNERTFNSMDLNRSAHMKNSVSNLIVKAVACLEIDFVGDFHSTSFNANPGFESIFSSKSPSPESFLIANYISKDMGSEIISFDFAGSSYKGAVEDVCNLRGTPAITGEVLSPFCNVAFGSIDKSLAQMKSFLTYFGVKLP from the coding sequence ATGCATTTTAAAAAAATTGATGAATTTGAAAATCTTGAAATGGCTTATGTCTGTAATTTTTCAGGAGGTTATGTTTCAAGAAACCGACAGATCTTTGAACACATCGAGCTAAACAAATTTAATCAATTTATTTTAGAAAAATCTGTTTTTGGAACACCAATTTTTAAAATGGGCGATGGCAAATCCAAATTATTAATCTTATCAGGTATTCATGGCAATGAACTGCCTCCTCAGTGTGCAAACTTAAGGTTAATGAATGAAATGCTTGGTAAAGACTTATCTCATACTATTTATTTTATTCCGTTTGCAGCTCCTAATGCAACCATGAACAATGAGCGAACTTTCAATTCAATGGATTTGAACAGGTCTGCCCATATGAAAAATTCTGTCAGCAATCTGATAGTTAAAGCTGTTGCCTGTTTGGAAATTGATTTTGTTGGTGATTTTCATTCAACTTCATTTAATGCGAATCCCGGATTTGAATCTATTTTTTCATCAAAATCTCCATCTCCTGAAAGCTTTTTAATAGCAAATTATATTTCAAAAGATATGGGGTCTGAAATAATTTCATTTGACTTTGCGGGCTCTTCATATAAAGGTGCTGTTGAAGATGTCTGTAATTTACGTGGAACTCCTGCAATAACAGGGGAAGTGCTGTCACCATTCTGTAATGTGGCCTTTGGCAGTATTGATAAATCTCTGGCACAGATGAAAAGTTTTTTAACTTATTTTGGAGTTAAATTACCTTAA
- a CDS encoding IGHMBP2 family helicase, with translation MKKYIKNLIRLVNYERDAEIELMRFEIAHMSGQKREELGRAINKVKGKYIGEELGLKIVQFGRSEVIDTEISVGDMVLVSTDNPLKSDFTGTVTEKGARFIKVAFDKRIPKWVVKKKVRLDLYANDVTFRRMEDNLKHLSLKGKNALEYILNERNPKPNRSTPYISYIDENLNESQKSAIENALSCENFFLIHGPFGTGKTRTLVELISQETRQNHKVLATAESNAAVDNILERLMDNKKLNLTRLGHPQRVSKHNITQTLAYKVENHKLNKKISKIHKKIDNLIEKRKVYTKPTPQYRRGFGDYDILYNASKGKGGRGISPDKMKSMAKWIEYNQEIDELHDEIKRIENKMIRDIIETSDVILSTNSSAALESISRTKFDVAIIDEASQATIPSVLIPIAKAHRFILAGDHKQLPPTIISDKAQNLEKTLFEELIRIYPFKSQLLNVQYRMNSLLMKFPNAEFYNNGLKSDSSVDDITINDIINSNEKEEAILFINTSNKDLDGEKHLKDSKSIINQLEADIAVSVANDYLQAGLEEDDIGIISPYADQVKIIQDRTPVEVKTVDGFQGREKEIIIISTVRSNENGNIGFLRDLRRLNVAITRAKRKLIIIGNKETLKNNPTYLRLIEFVEERKLLRNI, from the coding sequence ATGAAAAAATATATAAAAAATTTAATAAGATTAGTCAATTACGAAAGAGATGCGGAAATTGAGCTGATGAGATTTGAAATAGCTCATATGTCCGGACAGAAAAGAGAAGAATTAGGCCGTGCCATCAATAAAGTTAAAGGAAAATATATTGGTGAGGAATTAGGCTTAAAAATTGTCCAGTTTGGAAGATCAGAAGTTATTGACACTGAAATTTCAGTGGGAGATATGGTTTTGGTAAGTACAGATAATCCTTTAAAAAGTGATTTTACAGGAACAGTTACCGAAAAAGGAGCCAGATTCATTAAAGTGGCTTTTGATAAAAGAATTCCAAAATGGGTAGTAAAAAAGAAAGTCCGACTTGATTTATATGCAAATGACGTTACTTTCAGAAGAATGGAAGACAATCTTAAACATTTAAGCTTAAAAGGAAAAAATGCTCTGGAATACATTTTAAATGAAAGAAACCCCAAGCCAAACCGTTCAACACCTTATATTAGCTATATTGATGAAAATTTAAATGAATCCCAAAAATCCGCTATTGAAAATGCTCTTTCATGTGAAAACTTCTTTTTAATACATGGTCCGTTCGGAACCGGAAAAACAAGAACTTTAGTTGAACTAATCTCACAGGAAACCCGTCAGAATCACAAAGTGCTGGCTACAGCCGAAAGCAATGCCGCTGTAGACAATATTTTAGAAAGGCTGATGGACAACAAAAAGTTAAATCTCACAAGACTCGGACATCCCCAAAGAGTTTCAAAACACAATATTACACAGACTTTAGCATATAAAGTTGAAAATCACAAATTAAACAAGAAAATATCCAAAATTCACAAAAAGATTGATAATCTGATTGAGAAAAGAAAAGTTTATACCAAACCGACACCACAATACCGCAGAGGCTTTGGAGATTATGATATTCTCTACAATGCTTCTAAAGGAAAAGGCGGACGGGGAATTAGTCCTGATAAAATGAAGTCAATGGCAAAGTGGATTGAATATAATCAGGAAATCGATGAACTGCATGATGAAATAAAAAGAATAGAAAACAAGATGATCAGAGATATAATTGAAACCAGTGATGTTATTTTGTCTACAAATTCATCAGCAGCCCTTGAATCAATTTCCAGAACAAAATTCGATGTTGCAATTATTGATGAAGCTTCACAGGCAACAATTCCAAGCGTTTTAATACCTATTGCGAAGGCCCATAGATTTATCCTTGCAGGAGACCATAAACAGCTTCCACCAACTATAATAAGCGATAAAGCTCAGAATTTGGAAAAAACATTATTTGAAGAGTTGATTAGAATATACCCATTTAAATCACAACTTTTGAATGTTCAATACCGTATGAATTCACTGTTAATGAAGTTTCCAAATGCTGAATTCTACAATAACGGCCTTAAAAGCGATTCAAGTGTTGATGACATTACCATTAACGACATTATAAATTCTAATGAAAAAGAAGAAGCAATATTATTTATTAATACTTCAAACAAAGATTTGGACGGTGAAAAACACCTGAAAGATTCAAAATCCATAATTAACCAGCTCGAGGCAGATATTGCAGTCAGTGTTGCCAATGATTATCTGCAGGCAGGACTTGAAGAGGACGACATCGGAATAATCAGCCCTTATGCAGACCAGGTGAAAATTATCCAGGACAGAACACCTGTTGAAGTTAAAACAGTTGACGGTTTTCAGGGAAGAGAAAAGGAAATTATTATAATTTCCACAGTCAGAAGTAATGAAAATGGAAATATTGGATTTTTAAGAGATTTAAGAAGATTAAACGTTGCAATCACAAGAGCTAAAAGAAAACTGATTATTATCGGCAACAAGGAGACATTGAAAAACAATCCGACATACCTGCGACTTATAGAATTTGTTGAAGAAAGAAAGTTATTGAGAAATATTTAG
- a CDS encoding argininosuccinate synthase, translating to MTDKVLLAFSGGLDTSVCVKLLEEKYNVEVITACVDVGQGEEEMEKAKNSAAKIGGLKHYNIDAKEEFANEYIARGIKANAEYEGYPLSTAFARPLIAQKLIEVAEKEGATAIAHGCTGKGNDQFRFEAIILAMSDLDIIAPIREMNLTRTEEKAYAESKGIELNYDKIYSIDENLWGRAIEGDVLEDPANEPPEDIYEWTASWQDAKDEPEKVSIEFEEGIPVAINGEMMPLIDIIQKSNEIAGSHGIGRVDTIENRMIGIKSREIYETPGAKLLIAAHQALEELVLTTDELRFAEYMSRLYADLVYRALWQEPLREDLDQAIDNMQERVSGEVVMKLFKGSIHPISRKSPFSLHSIEQITFEDKETDQRDVEGMIKYHGLQAANYQKLNR from the coding sequence ATGACTGATAAAGTACTTTTAGCATTTAGTGGAGGATTAGATACCTCTGTTTGTGTTAAATTATTAGAAGAAAAATACAATGTAGAAGTTATTACAGCATGTGTAGATGTAGGACAAGGCGAAGAAGAAATGGAAAAAGCAAAAAATAGTGCAGCTAAAATTGGTGGATTAAAACACTACAATATAGATGCTAAAGAAGAATTTGCTAACGAATACATCGCACGTGGAATCAAAGCAAACGCAGAATACGAAGGATACCCATTAAGTACTGCTTTTGCAAGACCATTAATTGCTCAAAAACTTATAGAAGTAGCTGAAAAAGAAGGAGCAACTGCAATTGCACACGGTTGTACTGGAAAAGGAAACGACCAGTTCAGATTTGAAGCTATTATCCTTGCAATGTCCGATTTGGATATCATTGCACCAATCAGAGAAATGAACCTGACAAGAACTGAAGAAAAAGCATATGCAGAATCCAAAGGAATTGAGCTAAATTACGATAAAATTTACAGTATTGACGAAAACCTCTGGGGAAGAGCAATTGAAGGAGATGTCCTAGAAGACCCTGCAAATGAACCTCCGGAAGACATCTACGAATGGACTGCATCCTGGCAAGACGCTAAAGATGAGCCTGAAAAAGTATCTATCGAATTTGAAGAAGGTATTCCAGTAGCCATCAACGGCGAAATGATGCCGTTAATCGACATCATCCAAAAATCCAATGAAATTGCAGGATCACACGGTATCGGTAGAGTAGATACCATTGAAAACAGAATGATTGGTATTAAAAGTAGGGAAATCTACGAAACCCCTGGTGCAAAATTATTAATTGCAGCTCACCAGGCATTAGAAGAATTAGTCTTAACAACTGACGAGTTAAGATTTGCTGAATACATGTCCAGACTTTATGCTGACCTTGTATACAGAGCACTCTGGCAGGAACCTCTAAGAGAAGACCTTGACCAGGCAATCGACAATATGCAGGAAAGAGTAAGCGGAGAAGTTGTAATGAAACTATTTAAAGGTTCAATCCACCCAATTTCAAGAAAATCTCCATTCAGCTTACACAGCATAGAACAGATTACATTTGAAGACAAAGAAACTGACCAAAGAGACGTTGAAGGTATGATTAAGTACCACGGTCTTCAAGCTGCAAATTACCAAAAATTAAACAGATAG
- a CDS encoding helicase C-terminal domain-containing protein, which yields MENNNSNLDWMVYWSLPKYNPRNSQIKLINEINVAIKNGYKYIILEAGTGIGKSAIATTIANMYDDSYILTMTKQLQEQYLDDFSDMLVEIKGRGNYKCNYKGSCDFCIKAEYNLRRCSDCDYNLAFRKAQEAKNVITNYDYLYYAGVANPLLDSRELLILDEAHNLERKMLMLSSSELNREYISTKFGIDIFEPLMHATKSINELKRNSKYWTELCNDLIKECKKRIKKIEGDANKSVQVSLDEFESDPSKYSNYDYVEKQNLEQDVKNFASIGLGLADNDLIIDLPDRKIILDGKMDISAEFKPFSVSDDTQKLLSMGNICIFLTGTLGSKDKFCEWNNIDPEKTYYIYEKSPFEVANRPIYVDFVGRMSGFRRGIPNWKSKRAIQKIKDLLDKHHGQKGVIHTSSNAQAFWIIEKLKDYNLVFVGGEDRNYTLKEFSESDEDIVLIGASIKDGVDFKGDLCRFQIVFKIPYPQLNEQVKYRRDLDPKWFYYQTVMALMQAYGRGIRDHDDWCVMYIIDSSFKQLFDYNRGFFNEYFIEAVQKKK from the coding sequence TTGGAAAATAATAATTCTAATCTTGATTGGATGGTGTACTGGTCACTGCCAAAGTATAATCCCAGAAATAGTCAAATTAAACTAATTAATGAAATAAATGTAGCCATAAAAAACGGTTACAAATATATAATTCTCGAAGCCGGAACTGGTATTGGAAAGTCTGCAATAGCTACAACTATCGCCAACATGTATGATGACTCGTATATTTTAACAATGACAAAACAGCTTCAGGAACAGTATCTGGATGATTTTTCAGACATGCTTGTTGAAATTAAAGGTCGTGGCAATTATAAATGCAACTACAAGGGCAGCTGTGATTTTTGTATTAAAGCTGAGTATAATTTAAGGCGATGCAGTGACTGTGACTATAATCTGGCTTTCAGAAAAGCTCAGGAAGCTAAAAACGTTATTACAAATTATGATTACCTGTACTATGCAGGTGTAGCAAATCCTCTTCTGGACTCTCGTGAATTGCTTATCTTGGATGAGGCTCATAATCTGGAACGTAAAATGTTAATGCTGTCTTCTTCAGAGTTAAATCGGGAATATATTTCAACAAAATTCGGAATCGATATTTTTGAACCTTTAATGCATGCAACAAAATCAATCAATGAGCTGAAGAGAAACTCCAAGTACTGGACTGAGCTGTGCAATGATTTGATTAAAGAATGCAAGAAAAGAATTAAAAAAATTGAGGGCGATGCCAACAAAAGTGTTCAGGTTAGTCTGGATGAATTTGAAAGCGACCCTTCAAAGTATTCCAATTACGATTATGTAGAAAAGCAGAATCTGGAACAGGATGTGAAAAATTTTGCTTCAATAGGATTGGGATTGGCGGATAATGATTTGATTATTGATTTACCGGACAGAAAAATCATTCTGGATGGAAAAATGGATATCTCTGCTGAATTCAAGCCTTTCTCAGTATCTGATGACACTCAAAAACTGCTTTCTATGGGAAATATCTGCATTTTTTTAACAGGAACTCTGGGAAGCAAGGATAAATTCTGTGAATGGAATAACATCGACCCTGAAAAGACATATTATATTTATGAAAAAAGTCCTTTTGAAGTAGCTAACAGGCCGATTTATGTGGATTTCGTTGGTCGTATGAGTGGTTTTAGGAGGGGCATTCCCAATTGGAAAAGTAAAAGGGCTATTCAAAAAATTAAAGACTTGCTTGATAAGCATCATGGCCAGAAAGGAGTTATTCACACCTCAAGCAATGCACAGGCATTCTGGATAATTGAAAAATTAAAAGATTACAATTTGGTATTTGTCGGCGGTGAAGATAGGAATTATACATTAAAGGAATTCAGTGAATCTGATGAAGATATTGTTCTTATCGGCGCTTCCATTAAAGATGGAGTTGATTTTAAGGGTGATTTGTGCCGCTTCCAGATTGTATTTAAGATTCCTTATCCTCAACTGAATGAGCAGGTAAAATATCGTCGTGACCTTGATCCTAAATGGTTCTATTATCAGACTGTTATGGCATTGATGCAGGCATATGGTAGGGGTATTAGGGACCACGATGACTGGTGTGTGATGTATATAATCGATTCTAGCTTTAAACAATTGTTTGATTATAATCGTGGATTTTTCAATGAATATTTCATTGAAGCTGTTCAAAAAAAGAAGTAA